The Bos taurus isolate L1 Dominette 01449 registration number 42190680 breed Hereford chromosome 18, ARS-UCD2.0, whole genome shotgun sequence genome has a window encoding:
- the TMEM208 gene encoding transmembrane protein 208, which produces MAPKGKVGTRGKKQIFEENKETLKFYLRIILGANAIYCLVTLVVFYSSASFWAWMALLFSLAVYGASYHSMSSMARAAFSEDGALVDGGMDLNMEQGMAEHLKDVILLTAIVQVLSCFSLYIWSFWLLAPGRALYLLWVNVLGPWFTADSGAPAPEHNEKRQRRQERRQMKRL; this is translated from the exons ATGGCG CCCAAAGGAAAAGTGGGCACGAGAGGGAAGAAGCAGATATTTGAGGAGAACAAAGAGACCCTGAAGTTCTACCTGCGAATCATACTGGGGGCTAAT GCCATTTACTGTCTTGTGACCTTGGTCGTCTTCTACTCATCTGCCTCATTTTGGGCCTGG ATGGCCCTGCTCTTTAGTCTGGCAGTATACGGGGCCAGCTACCACTCTATGAGCTCGATGGCAAGGGCAGCCTTCTCTGAGGATGGGGCCCTGGTGGATGGTGGAATGGATCTCAAcatggagcagggcatggcaga gcACCTTAAAGATGTGATCCTACTGACAGCTATTGTGCAGGTGCTCAGCTGTTTCTCCCTCTACATCTGGTCCTTCTGGCTCCTG GCTCCAGGCAGAGCTCTTTACCTCCTGTGGGTCAATGTCCTGGGCCCCTGGTTCACAGCGGACAGTGGCGCCCCAGCGCCAGAGCACAATGAGAAACGGCAGCGCCGACAGGAGCGGCGGCAGATGAAGCGGTTATAG